From a single Rhizobium lusitanum genomic region:
- the dnaJ gene encoding molecular chaperone DnaJ, translating to MAKADYYETLGVSRTADEKELKSAFRKLAMQFHPDKNPDDNDSERKFKEINEAYETLKDPNKRAAYDRYGHAAFEHGGMGGGGFGGGGGGGFSDIFEDIFGEMMGGGRGRARSSGGRERGADLRYNMEISLEEAFTGKTAQIRVPTSITCDVCSGSGAKPGTQPKTCGTCQGSGRVRAAQGFFSVERTCPTCHGRGQTIPDPCGKCHGQGRITEERSLSVNIPSGIEDGTRIRLQGEGEAGTRGGPSGDLYIFLSVKPHEFFQRDGADLYCAVPISMTTAALGGTFDVATLDGTKSRVTVPEGTQVGKQFRLKAKGMPVLRSSQIGDLYIQIQIETPQKLTKRQRELLQEFEQISSKDNNPESTGFFARMKDFFDTFSD from the coding sequence ATGGCAAAAGCGGACTATTACGAGACATTGGGCGTCTCCAGGACAGCAGACGAAAAGGAGCTCAAGAGCGCTTTTCGCAAGCTGGCAATGCAATTTCATCCGGATAAAAACCCTGATGACAATGACTCCGAACGCAAGTTCAAGGAGATCAACGAAGCCTACGAAACGCTCAAGGACCCGAACAAGCGTGCGGCCTATGATCGTTACGGCCACGCCGCTTTCGAGCATGGCGGCATGGGCGGCGGCGGTTTTGGCGGCGGCGGCGGTGGCGGTTTCTCCGACATCTTCGAGGACATTTTCGGCGAGATGATGGGTGGCGGCCGCGGCCGCGCGCGCTCCTCCGGCGGTCGCGAACGCGGCGCCGATCTTCGCTACAACATGGAAATCTCGCTTGAGGAAGCCTTTACCGGCAAGACGGCGCAGATCCGTGTCCCGACCTCGATCACCTGCGACGTCTGCTCCGGCTCCGGCGCCAAGCCGGGCACGCAGCCGAAGACCTGCGGCACCTGCCAGGGCTCGGGTCGCGTGCGTGCCGCGCAAGGCTTCTTCTCGGTCGAACGCACCTGTCCGACCTGCCACGGTCGCGGCCAGACCATTCCCGATCCCTGCGGCAAGTGCCATGGCCAGGGTCGCATTACCGAAGAGCGCTCGCTCTCGGTCAACATCCCCTCGGGCATCGAGGACGGCACGCGCATCCGCCTGCAGGGCGAAGGCGAAGCCGGCACGCGCGGCGGACCATCGGGCGATCTCTACATCTTCCTCTCCGTCAAGCCGCATGAGTTCTTCCAGCGCGACGGCGCCGATCTTTATTGCGCGGTGCCGATCTCGATGACGACGGCGGCACTTGGCGGCACCTTCGATGTCGCCACGCTCGACGGCACAAAATCGCGCGTCACCGTTCCCGAAGGCACGCAGGTCGGCAAGCAATTCCGCCTGAAGGCCAAGGGCATGCCGGTGCTGCGCTCCAGCCAGATCGGCGATCTCTACATCCAGATCCAGATCGAAACCCCGCAGAAGCTGACAAAGCGCCAGCGCGAGCTGCTGCAGGAATTCGAACAGATCTCCTCGAAGGACAACAATCCCGAATCAACCGGCTTCTTCGCCCGGATGAAGGATTTCTTCGACACGTTCAGCGATTAA